One stretch of Corynebacterium callunae DSM 20147 DNA includes these proteins:
- a CDS encoding PspA/IM30 family protein produces the protein MANPLSKGWKYLMASFDNKIDENADPKVQIQQATEAAQQQHQQIMQHASQIIGQQKQLEMKLNRLVSDRDKLQDQARQAIQLADKSAAAGDATKAQEFNNTAEVFASQLVAVEQQLEQTTALHQQAEAAAKDAVAKSKESEMRLKDQMSQIDALRAQADQAQMQETVTKSMDSLNQFGGNDGSVPTLDAVREKIERRYADALGAQELTQNTVSDRMAEIQQSGTDQRAAVRLEQLRAEALGTAPAATGQLESGVTDAKELVDETPDASGTNGSAMK, from the coding sequence ATGGCTAATCCGCTCAGCAAGGGCTGGAAGTACCTCATGGCATCTTTTGACAATAAAATTGATGAAAACGCCGATCCGAAGGTACAAATTCAGCAGGCTACCGAGGCTGCGCAGCAGCAGCACCAGCAAATTATGCAGCATGCCTCGCAGATTATCGGCCAGCAAAAGCAGCTCGAAATGAAGCTCAATCGCCTGGTATCTGACCGCGATAAGCTGCAGGATCAGGCTCGTCAGGCAATTCAGCTCGCCGATAAATCCGCTGCTGCAGGAGATGCCACCAAGGCGCAGGAGTTTAACAACACCGCTGAGGTTTTTGCTTCCCAGCTCGTAGCCGTGGAGCAGCAGCTGGAGCAGACTACTGCTTTGCATCAGCAGGCTGAGGCTGCCGCTAAGGATGCGGTTGCAAAATCCAAGGAATCTGAGATGCGTCTTAAAGATCAGATGTCTCAGATTGATGCTCTCCGCGCCCAGGCTGATCAGGCCCAGATGCAGGAAACCGTTACCAAGTCAATGGACAGCCTCAACCAATTCGGTGGCAACGACGGTTCCGTTCCGACCCTCGACGCAGTCCGCGAAAAGATCGAGCGTCGTTATGCAGATGCTTTGGGAGCCCAGGAGCTGACCCAAAACACCGTTAGCGACCGCATGGCTGAGATTCAGCAGTCCGGCACCGATCAGCGCGCCGCCGTCCGCCTTGAGCAGTTGCGCGCCGAAGCGCTGGGCACTGCGCCTGCCGCCACGGGTCAGTTAGAGTCCGGTGTTACTGACGCAAAGGAGCTTGTCGACGAAACCCCGGATGCTTCCGGCACTAACGGTTCCGCAATGAAGTAA
- the trxA gene encoding thioredoxin — translation MATIEVTEDTFEQTVTGEGIVLVDAWASWCGPCRQFAPTYEKVSETHSDAVFAKLDTEANQSLTAALEIQSIPTLMIFRDGIMVFREAGTMPAPALDDLVNQVKGLDMEDVRRQIAEQQGSAEA, via the coding sequence ATGGCGACTATCGAAGTAACCGAAGACACATTTGAGCAAACTGTTACCGGTGAGGGAATTGTCCTCGTAGATGCTTGGGCATCTTGGTGTGGTCCTTGCCGCCAGTTCGCTCCAACCTATGAGAAGGTTTCTGAAACCCACAGCGACGCTGTCTTTGCAAAGCTCGATACCGAGGCAAACCAGAGCCTGACCGCTGCCCTGGAAATTCAGTCCATCCCAACCCTGATGATTTTCCGCGATGGCATCATGGTTTTCCGCGAAGCCGGCACCATGCCAGCTCCAGCCCTTGATGATCTGGTTAACCAGGTTAAGGGTCTAGATATGGAAGACGTGCGCCGTCAGATCGCAGAGCAGCAGGGATCCGCAGAGGCTTAA
- a CDS encoding heavy-metal-associated domain-containing protein produces MSTKNYQVEGLTCENGAASVEDEISIVPGAQGVDIDVENGRIAVTGEGFSDDDIIKAVELAGCKVIPN; encoded by the coding sequence ATGAGCACAAAAAACTACCAAGTCGAGGGTTTGACCTGCGAAAATGGCGCAGCCTCGGTGGAGGATGAGATCAGCATTGTGCCCGGCGCCCAAGGCGTAGATATTGATGTGGAAAATGGTCGCATTGCTGTCACCGGCGAAGGTTTCAGCGATGATGACATCATCAAAGCTGTGGAACTTGCGGGTTGCAAAGTAATTCCGAATTAA
- a CDS encoding MFS transporter — protein MTLTRNDRLDRLPVTSKHKKLLGGSGIGWALDAMDVGLISFVMAALAVQWSLSPTQTSLLGSIGFVGMAIGASLGGLLADKLGRRQVFALSLLIYGIATGAAALSVSLGMLMVLRFLVGLGLGAELPVASTLISEFSPRKVRGRMVVILEAFWALGWILAAIIGTFVVTSSDNGWRWALALGCVPAAYAVYVRLGLPESVRFLEKHDRHKEAEKIVESFERAALDEGKTLDNTAPEVRDVEVADSQSIWSQALRKRTVALWIVWFCINLSYYGAFIWIPSLLVADGFTLVKSFQFTLIITLAQLPGYAVAAWLIEKWGRRSTLATFLAGSAISAMLYGLADVEWQIIVAGCLLSFFNLGAWGALYAIGPELYPTNVRGTGTGAAAGFGRIASIIAPLIVPPIIAFGGPIVLFAVFAAAFAIAAIAAYTLPEQKGKALAD, from the coding sequence ATGACACTAACTCGCAATGACAGGCTTGATCGCCTGCCAGTCACCTCAAAGCATAAGAAACTCCTAGGTGGTTCCGGCATTGGATGGGCACTTGATGCCATGGATGTCGGATTAATTTCTTTTGTCATGGCTGCACTTGCGGTTCAATGGAGCCTAAGTCCAACCCAGACTTCCCTACTCGGCTCAATTGGCTTTGTTGGTATGGCTATCGGTGCTTCCCTTGGAGGCCTGCTTGCTGACAAGTTGGGCCGTCGACAAGTTTTTGCTCTTTCCCTCCTTATTTACGGCATCGCCACCGGCGCTGCTGCACTTTCTGTCTCTTTGGGCATGTTGATGGTGCTGCGCTTTTTGGTCGGCTTGGGCCTTGGCGCAGAGTTGCCTGTTGCTTCTACCCTGATTTCCGAGTTTTCCCCACGCAAGGTACGCGGCCGCATGGTGGTTATTCTCGAAGCGTTTTGGGCTTTGGGGTGGATCCTCGCCGCAATTATCGGCACTTTTGTGGTCACCAGCTCCGATAACGGCTGGCGTTGGGCACTGGCTCTTGGCTGCGTTCCAGCTGCTTATGCCGTTTATGTCCGTCTTGGCTTGCCAGAATCTGTGCGCTTTTTGGAAAAGCATGACCGTCACAAAGAAGCTGAAAAGATTGTAGAATCCTTTGAGCGTGCGGCTCTTGATGAGGGCAAGACTTTAGATAACACCGCTCCAGAAGTCCGCGATGTTGAGGTCGCAGATTCCCAATCCATCTGGTCCCAGGCCTTGCGCAAGCGCACCGTAGCCCTGTGGATTGTGTGGTTCTGCATCAATCTCTCCTATTACGGAGCTTTCATCTGGATCCCATCGCTGCTGGTAGCCGATGGTTTTACCCTGGTGAAGTCTTTCCAATTCACCTTGATCATCACCTTGGCACAGCTGCCTGGTTATGCCGTTGCCGCCTGGCTTATTGAAAAGTGGGGCCGTCGCAGCACCCTGGCTACCTTCTTGGCAGGTTCTGCAATTTCCGCAATGCTCTATGGCCTCGCCGATGTGGAATGGCAGATCATCGTTGCCGGCTGCCTCTTATCCTTCTTTAACCTGGGCGCATGGGGCGCACTTTATGCCATCGGACCTGAGCTCTACCCCACCAATGTGCGTGGTACCGGAACCGGCGCAGCTGCCGGTTTTGGACGCATCGCATCTATCATCGCGCCGCTAATTGTGCCTCCGATTATCGCTTTTGGTGGCCCAATTGTACTGTTTGCAGTTTTTGCCGCGGCTTTTGCGATCGCCGCCATCGCAGCATATACGCTGCCTGAACAAAAGGGCAAAGCGCTGGCTGATTAA
- a CDS encoding PadR family transcriptional regulator → MYFEKEFECGRRHPHRDHDRRHHGRHPGRGRGGRAGRGDLRNVVLALLEAESLHGYQIITMISEKTEGNWSPSPGTVYPTLSMLEDEGLILISNEMGRKMARLSDEGKELVAANRAEWGSILEAYRNPQADFGRVFNLRAEFHKVREAIKAAPQDKSAEIVDILQRAAEEIKKLSD, encoded by the coding sequence ATGTACTTCGAAAAAGAATTTGAATGTGGTCGCCGCCATCCGCACCGTGATCATGATCGTCGCCATCACGGACGCCATCCAGGCCGAGGGCGTGGTGGGCGCGCAGGCCGTGGTGATCTCCGCAATGTAGTTTTGGCGCTTTTGGAAGCTGAATCCCTGCACGGTTATCAAATCATCACCATGATCAGCGAAAAAACAGAAGGTAATTGGAGTCCCAGCCCGGGAACTGTTTATCCAACTTTGTCCATGTTGGAGGATGAAGGTCTCATCTTGATTTCCAATGAGATGGGTCGAAAGATGGCGCGTCTAAGTGATGAAGGTAAAGAACTTGTTGCCGCCAACCGTGCGGAATGGGGCTCCATTTTGGAGGCTTATCGCAACCCTCAAGCGGATTTTGGCCGGGTTTTTAACCTCCGCGCGGAGTTCCACAAGGTGCGTGAAGCAATAAAAGCTGCCCCCCAGGATAAGTCGGCGGAAATTGTCGACATCCTGCAGAGGGCAGCGGAAGAGATTAAGAAGCTTTCTGATTAA
- the dnaB gene encoding replicative DNA helicase: MSADVPAASFDDAFVPPPEPGDSFSDEAHESSFPTPAFEDFSPPQGNSGSDFGAKKFESGSRKGKGRSDGAREYRDFRSPPYDNDAEMGVLGAMLLSPNTVIDILDVLTPEDFYKPSHQLIFQAIIDLFSDNKDIDPVIVSGRLDRTNDLERVGGGAYLYTLIQSVPTAANARYYAEIVSEKAVLRRLVDAGTRVVQLGYEGDDGAEIDAVIDRAQQEVFAVSQKNQSEDYAVLADILGDTMEELEQLSTDGGLATGIPTGFKDLDDLTNGLRGGQMIIVAARPGVGKSTIALDFMRSASIKHNMASVIFSLEMSKSEIVMRLLSAETEIRLSDMRGGKMDEAAWEKMVQKLDKVAKAPLFIDDSANLTMMEIRSKARKLKQKHDLKMIVVDYLQLMSSGKRVESRQQEVSEFSRQLKLLAKELDVPLIAISQLNRGPESRTDKRPQLADLRESGSLEQDADIVMLLYRPDSQDKDDERAGEADIILAKHRGGPIDTVQVAHQLHYSRFVDMARG, encoded by the coding sequence ATGTCTGCTGATGTACCAGCCGCAAGTTTTGATGATGCCTTTGTGCCCCCGCCAGAGCCCGGCGACTCTTTTTCTGATGAGGCACATGAATCTTCTTTTCCCACTCCTGCCTTTGAGGATTTTTCCCCTCCACAAGGTAACTCTGGCTCGGATTTTGGTGCCAAGAAGTTTGAGTCTGGATCCCGCAAAGGAAAAGGGCGCAGTGATGGAGCTCGCGAATATCGCGATTTTCGCTCCCCTCCCTATGACAATGACGCGGAAATGGGCGTTTTGGGCGCCATGCTCCTTAGTCCCAATACGGTCATTGACATCTTGGATGTGCTCACCCCAGAGGACTTTTATAAGCCTTCCCACCAGCTAATTTTCCAGGCGATTATTGATCTTTTTAGCGATAACAAAGACATTGACCCGGTTATTGTCTCTGGTCGCTTGGATCGCACAAATGACCTGGAGCGAGTTGGTGGCGGTGCGTATCTTTATACGCTCATCCAATCTGTACCTACTGCAGCAAATGCTCGCTACTATGCGGAGATTGTCTCTGAAAAGGCAGTGCTACGCCGCCTAGTAGATGCCGGTACTCGTGTGGTGCAATTGGGCTATGAAGGCGATGATGGCGCGGAGATTGACGCCGTTATTGACCGCGCACAACAAGAGGTTTTTGCGGTTTCTCAAAAGAATCAAAGCGAGGATTATGCAGTCCTGGCAGATATTTTGGGCGATACCATGGAAGAGCTGGAGCAGCTAAGCACCGATGGTGGTCTAGCAACAGGTATTCCAACAGGATTTAAAGACCTTGATGATCTCACCAACGGTCTGCGCGGTGGTCAGATGATTATCGTGGCTGCGCGACCTGGTGTGGGTAAGTCAACTATCGCTTTGGACTTCATGCGATCTGCTTCCATTAAGCACAATATGGCTTCTGTGATTTTCTCCTTGGAAATGTCCAAGTCAGAAATTGTGATGCGTTTGCTCTCTGCAGAAACCGAAATCCGCCTTTCCGATATGCGCGGTGGCAAAATGGATGAGGCTGCGTGGGAAAAGATGGTGCAAAAGCTAGACAAAGTAGCCAAGGCTCCATTGTTTATTGATGATTCCGCCAACTTGACCATGATGGAAATTCGGTCCAAGGCTCGTAAACTCAAGCAAAAACACGACCTGAAAATGATCGTGGTGGATTATCTCCAGTTGATGAGCTCCGGTAAGCGTGTGGAATCCCGCCAGCAGGAAGTTTCAGAGTTCTCCCGTCAGCTCAAGTTGCTGGCCAAGGAACTCGATGTGCCGCTTATTGCAATTTCGCAGCTTAACCGTGGTCCGGAGTCGCGTACCGATAAGCGTCCGCAATTGGCTGACCTTCGTGAATCGGGTTCCTTGGAGCAGGATGCGGATATCGTAATGCTGCTTTATCGTCCAGATTCCCAGGATAAAGATGATGAGCGTGCCGGCGAGGCCGATATCATCTTGGCAAAGCACCGTGGTGGTCCCATTGACACCGTCCAGGTGGCCCACCAGCTGCACTATTCCCGATTTGTGGATATGGCTCGCGGCTAA
- the rplI gene encoding 50S ribosomal protein L9, giving the protein MKLILTAAVENLGVAGDIVEVKDGYGRNLLLPRGLAIVATPGAEKQIEGIKRAQEARAIRDLDHAREVKAQLEALEGVSVAVRTSESGKLFGSVKTDDIVAAVKAAGGPNLDKRAIVLPKNLVKTTGKYQVEAKITEGIVSRVKFEVVAA; this is encoded by the coding sequence ATGAAGCTGATCCTCACCGCCGCCGTAGAAAACCTCGGTGTCGCTGGCGACATCGTAGAGGTTAAAGACGGCTACGGACGTAACCTGCTGCTCCCCCGTGGCCTGGCCATCGTAGCCACCCCGGGTGCTGAGAAGCAGATCGAGGGCATCAAACGTGCCCAAGAGGCTCGCGCAATCCGCGACCTCGACCATGCTCGCGAAGTAAAGGCTCAGCTCGAGGCACTTGAGGGTGTCTCCGTTGCAGTCCGCACCTCTGAGAGCGGAAAGCTATTCGGCTCCGTTAAGACTGACGACATTGTCGCTGCAGTCAAGGCAGCTGGCGGCCCGAACCTGGATAAGCGTGCCATTGTTCTCCCGAAGAACCTGGTTAAGACCACCGGTAAGTACCAGGTAGAAGCAAAAATCACCGAGGGCATCGTCTCCCGCGTGAAGTTTGAGGTCGTCGCAGCGTAA
- a CDS encoding single-stranded DNA-binding protein yields the protein MAIGDTNITVVGNIVADPELRFTPSGAAVANFRIASTPRTFNRQTNQWEDGEALFLTVNVWRQAAENVAESLSKGMRVIVTGRLKQRSYETREGEKRSVFEVEADEVGPSLSFAKAEVTRTPRSGGNGGNFGGGSNNQGGGFGGNQQRNQGDFGGNQNQSQGNNFNQGGFGGGSPQAAPDNDPWNSAPPAGSGFNGADDEPPF from the coding sequence ATGGCAATCGGAGATACCAACATAACCGTTGTCGGCAACATCGTTGCTGACCCGGAATTGCGTTTCACCCCTTCGGGTGCAGCAGTGGCAAACTTCCGCATTGCTTCAACTCCCCGCACGTTCAATCGTCAAACCAATCAGTGGGAAGATGGCGAAGCCCTTTTCCTCACCGTGAACGTTTGGCGTCAGGCTGCAGAAAACGTCGCAGAATCCCTGTCAAAGGGTATGCGCGTTATCGTCACCGGTCGCCTCAAACAGCGCTCCTATGAAACCCGCGAGGGTGAGAAGCGCAGTGTCTTCGAGGTCGAAGCTGATGAAGTCGGTCCATCCTTGTCCTTTGCTAAGGCAGAGGTCACGCGCACTCCTCGGAGTGGTGGAAACGGCGGAAACTTCGGTGGCGGATCCAATAACCAAGGTGGCGGCTTCGGCGGCAATCAGCAGCGGAACCAGGGTGACTTTGGTGGAAACCAGAATCAATCCCAGGGCAACAACTTCAACCAAGGTGGATTTGGCGGAGGTAGCCCACAGGCTGCACCAGATAATGATCCTTGGAACTCTGCACCACCAGCCGGTAGCGGCTTTAATGGCGCAGATGATGAGCCTCCGTTCTAA
- the rpsF gene encoding 30S ribosomal protein S6, whose amino-acid sequence MRQYELMIILDPSQDERTVAPSLDKFLEVVRKDKGDVVKVDVWGKRRLAYPINKKEEGVYAVVDLKCESATVLELDRVLNLNDGVLRTKVLRLDK is encoded by the coding sequence GTGCGTCAATACGAACTCATGATCATTCTCGATCCTTCTCAGGATGAGCGCACTGTTGCCCCGTCCCTGGATAAATTCCTCGAGGTTGTCCGCAAGGACAAGGGTGACGTTGTGAAGGTTGATGTCTGGGGCAAGCGCCGTTTGGCTTACCCAATCAACAAGAAGGAAGAGGGCGTTTACGCCGTCGTCGATCTCAAGTGCGAGTCTGCAACCGTGCTCGAGCTCGATCGTGTCCTGAACCTGAACGACGGTGTCCTACGCACCAAGGTTCTACGACTCGACAAGTAA
- a CDS encoding glycosyltransferase family 87 protein has product MPLHKQVNNRVSPGATEPVAHDFINAIGGPFGRFAQVGSQRFWTPLRVLIFTSLLFLAGGFLTKANCIQGSRSPEGVISLNWSGNRQYTSACYNDIVPLYAGRGLDMPGFPYAFSWQEGDLTRYMEYPVLGGIFQWICAIITRFIYPIIDALPFHSLPEAGLYFIVTALALSFFWVLVIRMVAELTGNRVWDTVLVAASPLVAVHAFTNWDIPSITAVVAAMLAVKRGNFMWAGVLIGLGTAFKLWPLYLLGAYLVLSVRTGKLPNFLKMLAAAVVSWVVVNAPVMLMYPNAWNEFLRLNRERGAEWTTIYQVIDRNIPLSFNDPATLNVISFALFGLSCLAIAIFGLRVQRQPRVAELAFLIVAAFLLFNKVWSPQYSLWLVPLAVLALPRWKLLLTWMVVDAMVWPILMWHMLGAENMGIPHEMLDLIVLLRDGFIVAMVVLVIRQMCGLAADPVVDAHQGLDPLLPNPQRAAGVEKQKREVN; this is encoded by the coding sequence ATGCCGCTGCACAAACAGGTAAATAATCGAGTCTCCCCGGGAGCTACCGAACCTGTGGCACATGATTTCATCAACGCAATCGGCGGTCCTTTTGGTCGTTTTGCGCAAGTTGGAAGCCAGCGTTTTTGGACTCCCCTGCGCGTTTTAATCTTTACATCTTTGCTGTTTCTTGCCGGTGGGTTCTTAACAAAAGCCAATTGCATTCAGGGCTCGCGCAGTCCGGAAGGCGTAATTTCCCTCAATTGGTCGGGAAACCGGCAATACACTTCCGCCTGTTATAACGACATCGTTCCGCTATACGCCGGCCGCGGGCTGGATATGCCTGGCTTCCCCTATGCCTTTTCTTGGCAGGAGGGTGATCTCACCAGGTATATGGAATACCCGGTTCTGGGCGGTATTTTTCAGTGGATTTGCGCGATTATTACTCGCTTTATCTATCCCATTATTGATGCCCTGCCTTTTCATTCCCTCCCCGAAGCTGGCCTCTATTTCATTGTGACAGCTCTGGCTTTGAGCTTCTTCTGGGTGTTGGTCATTCGCATGGTGGCAGAGCTAACTGGCAATCGAGTCTGGGATACGGTGCTGGTTGCAGCCTCTCCCCTTGTTGCGGTTCATGCTTTTACCAACTGGGATATCCCTTCCATCACCGCCGTGGTTGCTGCGATGTTGGCTGTAAAACGGGGCAATTTTATGTGGGCCGGTGTGCTCATCGGGCTTGGCACTGCCTTCAAACTGTGGCCACTATATCTTTTGGGTGCGTATTTAGTGCTGTCCGTGCGCACCGGAAAACTGCCCAATTTCCTCAAAATGCTTGCTGCTGCGGTGGTGAGCTGGGTAGTAGTTAATGCGCCTGTGATGCTGATGTATCCGAACGCCTGGAATGAATTCCTCCGGCTTAACCGCGAAAGAGGCGCGGAGTGGACTACCATTTATCAGGTTATTGACCGCAACATTCCGCTGTCTTTTAATGACCCAGCAACCCTTAATGTCATCAGTTTTGCCCTCTTTGGACTCTCCTGCTTGGCAATCGCGATTTTTGGATTGCGAGTGCAGCGTCAACCTCGAGTGGCAGAATTAGCTTTCCTCATTGTTGCTGCATTCTTGCTTTTTAATAAGGTGTGGAGCCCGCAATACTCTTTGTGGCTGGTGCCACTGGCCGTGTTAGCACTGCCTCGTTGGAAGCTTTTGCTGACGTGGATGGTGGTAGACGCCATGGTGTGGCCGATTTTGATGTGGCATATGCTGGGTGCAGAGAACATGGGAATTCCCCATGAAATGCTCGATCTAATTGTGCTGCTGCGTGATGGTTTTATCGTGGCCATGGTGGTGTTGGTTATTCGACAGATGTGCGGCTTGGCCGCCGATCCAGTTGTGGATGCTCATCAGGGTCTTGATCCTTTGCTGCCAAACCCTCAGCGCGCAGCCGGCGTCGAAAAGCAAAAAAGGGAAGTTAATTGA
- a CDS encoding transglycosylase domain-containing protein, with the protein MTNSNNSAAPTSGGKRRAQSAKKSLTKRNAFLGAIAAVILIPALVFMSAYIIVDVPEPEELVSPQVSQIYASDGSTELARVVPPEGNRQMVSIDQVPEVVRNAVLAAEDREFYSNPGFSITGYARAAIGVITGNPAAGGGSTITQQYVKKAVVGDERSLIRKAKELVYSAKMANEWSKDEVLEAYLNTVYFGRNAYGVQAAAHAFFDKPVDQLTAAEGAVLAASIQRPSELDPWTNPEEAETRWSYVMDGMAEIGAITAEERAQATYPQTTDPANNRAYTEATGTNGLIKNNVMAELSELGITEEDVETRGLQITTTIDAKAQQGAVDAVRDQLATLTDNNRAAVVSIDPNNGAVRAYYGGEDAAGWDYANAPIQTGSTFKIFGLAAALQQGIPTSQIYSSEPVTTGDITVYNANDATCGACSIKEALKKSYNTSFIRLQQDLENGPQDTADMAHALGIAESLPSIPETLTENGETPYEGIILGQYESRPLDMASAMATIANEGVWHSPHFVSKVETRSGEVLYEFEDGEGERRVSEKVALNLIDAMAPIAASANNNGLADGQVSAAKTGTTQLGDTGNNKDAWMVGASPQLATAVWVGTADNTALYNQWGGLMYGSNTPASIWKATMDNALETSPLESWPAAPALGYGNPPAADYVWSPTPYTSDSYGDTGTVQDTVPSVDAAVPATSAVQPVTPAAPAAPAAEQPADTGGGAVEILPGITIPGELIGAG; encoded by the coding sequence TTGACGAATAGCAATAATTCCGCTGCCCCAACAAGCGGTGGCAAACGAAGAGCACAAAGTGCCAAGAAGAGCTTAACCAAGCGAAACGCCTTCCTCGGCGCTATCGCTGCGGTTATCCTCATCCCTGCCCTAGTTTTTATGAGCGCCTACATCATCGTCGATGTTCCCGAGCCTGAGGAACTGGTTTCCCCACAGGTCTCGCAGATCTACGCCTCTGATGGCAGCACTGAGCTCGCGCGCGTTGTCCCACCTGAAGGTAACCGCCAAATGGTCTCTATTGACCAGGTTCCCGAAGTTGTGCGCAATGCTGTGCTCGCTGCCGAGGACCGTGAGTTTTATTCAAACCCCGGATTCTCCATCACCGGTTATGCACGTGCCGCAATCGGCGTGATTACCGGTAACCCTGCTGCTGGCGGTGGCTCCACCATTACCCAGCAGTATGTGAAGAAAGCCGTGGTTGGTGACGAGCGTTCCTTGATCCGTAAGGCTAAGGAATTGGTCTACTCCGCCAAGATGGCAAATGAGTGGTCAAAGGATGAAGTGCTTGAGGCATACCTCAACACTGTTTACTTTGGCCGCAATGCCTATGGTGTCCAGGCAGCTGCCCATGCCTTCTTTGATAAGCCAGTGGACCAGCTGACCGCAGCTGAAGGTGCTGTTTTGGCAGCAAGTATTCAGCGCCCCAGCGAGCTAGATCCATGGACCAACCCAGAAGAGGCTGAGACTCGCTGGAGCTATGTCATGGACGGCATGGCAGAAATCGGAGCCATCACGGCTGAAGAGCGTGCACAGGCTACCTATCCGCAGACCACTGACCCTGCCAACAACCGCGCTTATACCGAGGCAACCGGCACCAATGGTTTGATTAAGAACAATGTCATGGCAGAACTGAGCGAGCTCGGCATCACAGAAGAAGATGTGGAAACTCGTGGCCTGCAGATCACCACGACTATCGACGCAAAGGCACAGCAAGGTGCGGTTGATGCGGTACGCGATCAGCTGGCAACCCTGACTGATAACAACCGTGCTGCTGTAGTGTCCATCGATCCCAATAACGGTGCAGTTCGTGCCTATTACGGTGGCGAGGACGCAGCTGGCTGGGATTATGCCAATGCACCAATTCAGACTGGCTCTACCTTTAAGATCTTCGGTCTAGCCGCTGCGCTGCAGCAGGGTATTCCAACCTCTCAGATCTATAGCTCTGAGCCAGTAACCACCGGTGACATCACTGTTTACAATGCCAACGACGCTACCTGTGGTGCTTGTTCCATCAAGGAAGCACTGAAGAAGTCCTATAACACCAGCTTTATCCGCTTGCAGCAGGATCTGGAAAATGGTCCACAGGATACTGCTGATATGGCACATGCACTGGGTATTGCTGAATCTTTGCCAAGCATCCCAGAGACCCTGACCGAAAATGGTGAGACTCCTTATGAGGGCATCATCTTGGGCCAGTACGAATCCCGTCCTTTGGATATGGCTTCTGCAATGGCCACCATCGCAAATGAAGGTGTTTGGCATTCCCCACACTTTGTCTCCAAGGTGGAAACCCGCAGTGGCGAAGTGCTCTATGAGTTTGAAGATGGCGAGGGTGAGCGCCGTGTCTCTGAGAAGGTTGCTTTGAACCTCATTGATGCGATGGCCCCAATTGCGGCTAGTGCTAATAACAATGGGCTTGCCGATGGCCAGGTATCTGCTGCAAAGACTGGTACCACTCAGCTTGGTGATACCGGCAACAACAAGGACGCCTGGATGGTTGGCGCTTCCCCACAGCTAGCTACCGCAGTGTGGGTTGGTACCGCTGATAACACTGCACTCTATAACCAGTGGGGTGGCCTCATGTACGGCTCCAACACCCCAGCCTCCATCTGGAAGGCCACCATGGATAATGCCCTGGAAACCTCTCCTTTGGAATCTTGGCCAGCAGCACCGGCCTTGGGATATGGCAATCCTCCAGCAGCTGATTATGTATGGAGCCCAACCCCATACACCAGTGATTCTTATGGAGACACCGGCACCGTTCAGGACACCGTGCCTAGCGTTGATGCTGCAGTACCTGCTACCTCAGCAGTACAGCCAGTAACTCCCGCAGCACCGGCTGCCCCTGCTGCAGAGCAGCCAGCTGATACTGGTGGTGGCGCGGTGGAGATTCTCCCCGGCATTACCATTCCGGGCGAGTTGATCGGAGCGGGTTAA
- a CDS encoding DUF5318 family protein: MVQYRNEISHQLARRQTIRQFRAGLVSQASICDADFLLVTAGRYHGQPASYPCPICESDQLRIVLWVYGEEIGKAAGSARSEEEIALLVAKAPQCTVHTVEVCPACKWNHLLKAETAMAS, translated from the coding sequence GTGGTGCAATATCGAAATGAGATCAGTCACCAGCTCGCGCGCCGGCAGACGATTCGTCAGTTTCGTGCCGGGCTGGTGTCACAAGCATCGATTTGTGATGCAGATTTCCTACTAGTCACTGCAGGTCGTTATCACGGGCAGCCAGCCAGCTATCCGTGTCCGATCTGTGAAAGTGATCAGCTACGCATTGTTTTATGGGTTTATGGAGAGGAAATTGGAAAAGCAGCTGGATCAGCAAGAAGCGAAGAGGAAATCGCATTGCTGGTAGCTAAAGCTCCTCAATGCACTGTCCACACAGTCGAAGTATGCCCTGCTTGTAAATGGAATCACCTACTCAAGGCGGAAACTGCTATGGCCAGCTAA